GGCTACGCCAAGCACACCCCGTTCCCCGTCACCAGCGGCTGGATCAACACGCTCACCAGCGGCCCGGACCTCGTCGCCCCGGACGTGCCGGGCATCGGCACCAGCCTCGGGACGGTCGGCGGGCAGCCCGCGCGGGTCGGGCAGGTCTACGAGATGAACAACCCGGTGCTGGACACCAGCGACTACTACGTGCTGCGCCAGGACGGCTTCGCCCCGCTGAACCAGACGATGGCGAGCCTGCTCGTCAACGACCCCGGCACCGCCGCCGCCTACGGCGGGCAGAAGCCCGAACTGATCGAGCTCGGCATCGAAGCGCTCTCCGAGCAGCCCACGTCCGCCGCCGACAGCGTGCCCGAAGGATTCCCGTCGGTGCCGCCGCAAGTGGAACGCGTCGACGTCGGCGGCAGCACCCGGCCCTGCGTGGCGTTCGGCGTGAACAAGGGCAACACCGTCACCACGAAGATCGGGCTGGTGCCGCGCAACGAAGCCACCGGCAAGGGCAGGCCGCCCTCGGGGACGGCGGAGAACGCGCTCGCCGACCGGATCACGGTGCCGCCGAACCAGGGCATCCTGGCGCGCGACCTGCCGACTCCCGGCGTCGCCGCGGGCACCAACTACCTGATCTCCGACCTGGGGGTGAAGTATCCGTTGGCGACGCCGGAAGTGGCGGGGGTGCTGGGGTATTCGGGGGCTGCTCCGATGGCCGTGCCCAGTGCGTTGCTGAATCTGTTGCCGTCTGGTCCGTCGTTGGATCCGGCTTCTGCGACTGTCGAACAGCCGTTGGGCGTGACGCCTGCTTCTAACTGAGACTGCCCGCCCGGTCTTTTTGGGCGGGTGGT
This window of the Saccharopolyspora gloriosae genome carries:
- the eccB gene encoding type VII secretion protein EccB translates to MQSRRDQVQAYFFVVGRLISAMMRGRPDDPATPTRRFVMGAVIGTIIGCLVVAGFGVYGLIRPGGKTSWQEAGAIIVEKETGARYLYIDGSLRPVLNYSSALLAANNPSGGSVKLVSQASLEGARRGAPIGIQGAPDSLPDAENLSTAPWVVCAATETAPSGAEQPITDLQVRRPTGTVLNDDQGVLVSTPDGVTYLVWQGKRLRLPPESLNALGYAKHTPFPVTSGWINTLTSGPDLVAPDVPGIGTSLGTVGGQPARVGQVYEMNNPVLDTSDYYVLRQDGFAPLNQTMASLLVNDPGTAAAYGGQKPELIELGIEALSEQPTSAADSVPEGFPSVPPQVERVDVGGSTRPCVAFGVNKGNTVTTKIGLVPRNEATGKGRPPSGTAENALADRITVPPNQGILARDLPTPGVAAGTNYLISDLGVKYPLATPEVAGVLGYSGAAPMAVPSALLNLLPSGPSLDPASATVEQPLGVTPASN